A single genomic interval of Malania oleifera isolate guangnan ecotype guangnan chromosome 11, ASM2987363v1, whole genome shotgun sequence harbors:
- the LOC131167528 gene encoding uncharacterized protein LOC131167528 yields MRKDTRGQNCPLAGQGYNIKEFMRMNPPTFIIGPDLVAAENWVQEIEDTMVVLDCTDEQKVHCATFKMIGDAKRWWLSAKLLEEQTLVKIALTWERFKELFFDRHFPLSIREEKIEEFTNLTQGNMTVGEYAAKFVELSRFAPFFIPNEVKKTRKFEKGMRHRIYELVVGFQVQNFSNLVEKALVLEKSIQSSTEPTEQKKRPTPSSFQAEVSQGSWKKGKYAMGLRQET; encoded by the coding sequence ATGAGGAAGGATACTAGAGGGCAGAACTGTCCACTTGCAGGTCAGGGCTACAAcatcaaggagttcatgagaATGAACCCTCCGACTTTCATAATAGGACCTGATCTAGTggctgcagagaattgggtacaagAGATAGAGGATACCATGGTTGTACTCGACTGCACAGACGAGCAAAAGGTCCATTGTGCCACATTTAAGATGATCGGAGATGCAaaacgctggtggctttctgcgaagctACTAGAGGAGCAGACGCTGGTAAAGATAGCACTAacttgggagcgatttaaagagttgttctttgataggCATTTCCCCTTAtctatcagagaggaaaagattgaagagtttaCTAACCTGACCCagggaaatatgaccgttggggagtATGCAGCGaagtttgtggagctatctcgctttgcacCATTTTTTATCCCGAACGAGGTAAAGAAGAccaggaaatttgaaaaaggcatgaGACATAGAATTTATGAACTGGTGGTGGGATTCCAAGTCCAGAATTTCTCAAACTTGGTTGAAAAGGCTTTAGTGCTGGAAAAGAGCATCCAGAGCAGTACAGAACCtacagagcagaagaagaggcctacaccatctagttttcaggcTGAGGTCAgtcaaggatcgtggaagaaagGGAAATATGCAATGGGCTTGAGGCAAGAGACATGA